One genomic region from Streptomyces venezuelae encodes:
- a CDS encoding threonine/serine exporter ThrE family protein, whose protein sequence is MVAEPEGPEEAPEDRKPQSDEARSAFVPPAGVEQPAPPEEEHPTSEFSLPPGLTPEPPPEQEGSAFATPATYSAKTSPPVFTPAYGVPLVRLSQDAPWQDRMRTMLRLPVHERPVPEAAGKGDESGPSVPRVLDLTLRIGELLLAGGEGAEDVEAAMFAICRSYGLDRVEPTVTFTLLSVTYQPSLVDDPVTANRTVRRRGTDYTRLAAVYTLLADINAQAHEVTPEEAYRRLAEIRRNRHPYPGWVLTAAAGVLAGAASVLLGGGPTVFFVAALGAVLGDRLAWLCAGRGLPEFYQFLVAAMPPAAMGVLLTLLHADLRPSAVITGGLFALIPGRALVAAVQDGLTGFYITASARLLEVAYFFVAIVVGVLSVLYVAVQFDAQLNPEGALRAVERPVTQILASMVLCATFAILLQQSRSTVLFATLNGGVAWVIYASIAVTAEGSTVMATAVAAGLVGLFGQLIARYHHTSSLPYVTAAIGPLLPGSATYFGVLAIAQNNLDQGFASLAKAAALALAIAIGVNLGSELARLFMQAPGAAAARRAAKRTRGF, encoded by the coding sequence GTGGTGGCGGAGCCGGAGGGCCCCGAAGAGGCTCCGGAGGACCGGAAGCCTCAGTCGGACGAGGCGCGGAGCGCGTTCGTCCCACCGGCCGGGGTGGAGCAGCCGGCGCCGCCCGAGGAGGAGCATCCGACCTCCGAGTTCTCCCTGCCGCCGGGGCTGACCCCGGAGCCGCCGCCCGAGCAGGAGGGTTCGGCGTTCGCGACGCCCGCCACCTACTCGGCGAAGACCTCGCCGCCGGTGTTCACCCCGGCGTACGGGGTGCCCCTGGTGCGGCTTTCGCAGGACGCGCCGTGGCAGGACCGGATGCGGACCATGCTGCGGCTGCCGGTGCACGAGCGGCCGGTGCCGGAGGCGGCCGGCAAGGGGGACGAGTCCGGCCCTTCGGTGCCGCGCGTCCTCGACCTGACCCTGCGTATCGGCGAGCTGCTGCTCGCGGGCGGGGAGGGCGCGGAGGACGTCGAGGCGGCGATGTTCGCGATCTGCCGCTCGTACGGTCTCGACCGGGTCGAGCCGACGGTCACCTTCACCCTGCTGTCCGTCACGTACCAGCCGTCGCTGGTGGACGACCCGGTCACGGCGAACCGGACGGTACGGCGGCGGGGCACGGACTACACGCGGCTCGCGGCGGTGTACACGCTGCTCGCGGACATCAACGCGCAGGCGCACGAGGTGACGCCCGAGGAGGCGTACCGCAGGCTGGCGGAGATCCGGCGGAACCGGCATCCGTATCCGGGGTGGGTCCTCACGGCGGCGGCGGGGGTGCTCGCGGGTGCGGCCTCGGTGCTGCTCGGCGGCGGGCCGACGGTCTTCTTCGTGGCGGCGCTCGGCGCGGTGCTCGGCGACCGGCTGGCCTGGCTGTGCGCGGGGCGCGGGCTGCCGGAGTTCTACCAGTTCCTGGTGGCGGCGATGCCGCCGGCGGCGATGGGTGTGCTCCTGACGCTCCTCCACGCGGACCTGCGGCCCTCGGCGGTGATCACCGGCGGTCTGTTCGCGCTGATTCCGGGGCGGGCGCTGGTGGCGGCCGTGCAGGACGGTCTGACGGGCTTCTACATCACGGCCTCGGCCCGGCTCCTGGAGGTCGCGTACTTCTTCGTCGCGATCGTGGTGGGCGTGCTGTCCGTGCTGTACGTCGCCGTGCAGTTCGACGCGCAGCTGAACCCCGAGGGGGCGCTGCGGGCGGTGGAGCGGCCGGTGACGCAGATCCTGGCGTCGATGGTGCTGTGCGCGACCTTCGCGATCCTTTTGCAGCAGTCGCGGTCGACGGTGCTCTTCGCGACGCTGAACGGCGGGGTGGCGTGGGTGATCTACGCGTCGATCGCGGTGACGGCGGAGGGGTCGACGGTGATGGCGACGGCCGTGGCGGCGGGGCTCGTGGGGCTCTTCGGGCAGTTGATCGCCCGGTACCACCACACGTCGTCGCTGCCGTACGTGACGGCGGCGATCGGTCCGCTGCTGCCCGGTTCGGCGACGTACTTCGGGGTGCTCGCGATCGCCCAGAACAACCTGGACCAGGGCTTCGCCTCGCTGGCGAAGGCGGCGGCCCTGGCCCTGGCGATCGCGATCGGGGTGAACCTGGGTAGCGAGCTGGCGCGCCTCTTCATGCAGGCCCCCGGTGCGGCGGCGGCCCGCAGGGCCGCGAAGCGCACCAGGGGCTTCTAG
- a CDS encoding inorganic diphosphatase has product MEFDVLIEIPKGSRNKYEVDHETGRIRLDRRLFTSTAYPTDYGYVENTLGEDGDPLDALVILDEPTFPGCLIKCRAIGMFRMTDEAGGDDKLLCVPATDPRMEHLRDIHHVAEFDRLEIQHFFEVYKDLEPGKSVEGADWVGRAEAEEEIEKSYARAKEQGGH; this is encoded by the coding sequence GTGGAGTTCGACGTTCTCATCGAGATCCCCAAGGGATCGAGGAACAAGTACGAGGTCGACCACGAGACCGGTCGCATCCGTCTGGACCGTCGCCTCTTCACGTCGACGGCCTACCCGACCGACTACGGCTACGTCGAGAACACCCTCGGTGAGGACGGCGACCCGCTGGACGCGCTCGTCATCCTCGACGAGCCCACGTTCCCGGGCTGCCTGATCAAGTGCCGCGCCATCGGCATGTTCCGCATGACGGACGAGGCGGGCGGCGACGACAAGCTGCTGTGCGTCCCGGCCACCGACCCGCGCATGGAGCACCTGCGGGACATCCACCACGTGGCGGAGTTCGACCGCCTGGAGATCCAGCACTTCTTCGAGGTCTACAAGGACCTGGAGCCGGGCAAGTCGGTCGAGGGCGCCGACTGGGTCGGCCGCGCCGAGGCCGAGGAAGAGATCGAGAAGTCCTACGCGCGTGCCAAGGAGCAGGGCGGCCACTGA
- the dacB gene encoding D-alanyl-D-alanine carboxypeptidase/D-alanyl-D-alanine-endopeptidase has translation MPEPRLWQLTAGSAALGLALAAVAVTAAGPWDSGQRTAERARAAAPMAGGAHHAPPAPTLAPHRPAPAPSAPGVLPALHAPAAAGRPATRPADLAATLVPLLADPGLGPLRTASVVDTATGTQLYGEGAGTPMTPASTVKIATVAAALSALGPDHRIPTTVTASADGRTVTLTGGGDPTLDTARLERLAADTARALKARGHTPVRLTYDTSLYEGPEIHPIGPNENLAPVTALMTREGRLDASAGGPAPRTADPAGDTATAFAALLAKAGVEVTGTPTEATGQPAEADATATAKAEAEDEAKTGAKAKAKPTTPAPEAAPLARTYSAPLTDLAERTLTLSDNDLAEALARQTALAHDLPASFEGAGKAVRNELADLDVPLTGARFADGSGLDRRDRVSAALLTALLTRAADPAHPTLRPVLTGLPVGGFTGTLAGRFDTAPATAGAGLVRAKTGTLTGVNTLAGTVVTPDGRLLAFAFLAGRTLSPYEAQPALDRLSAALADQR, from the coding sequence ATGCCCGAACCGAGGCTGTGGCAGCTCACGGCGGGCTCCGCCGCCCTCGGACTGGCCCTGGCCGCCGTGGCGGTGACCGCAGCAGGCCCGTGGGACTCGGGCCAGCGTACGGCCGAGCGGGCCCGCGCCGCCGCCCCCATGGCGGGTGGCGCACATCACGCCCCGCCCGCGCCGACCCTCGCACCCCACCGCCCGGCGCCCGCCCCCAGCGCCCCCGGCGTCCTCCCCGCACTCCACGCCCCGGCCGCCGCCGGCCGCCCCGCGACCCGCCCCGCGGACCTCGCCGCCACCCTCGTACCGCTCCTCGCCGACCCCGGCCTCGGCCCGCTCCGCACGGCATCCGTCGTCGACACCGCCACCGGGACCCAGCTGTACGGCGAAGGCGCCGGCACCCCCATGACGCCCGCCTCCACCGTCAAGATCGCCACCGTCGCCGCCGCGCTCTCCGCCCTCGGCCCCGACCACCGCATCCCCACCACCGTCACCGCCTCCGCCGACGGCCGCACCGTCACCCTCACGGGCGGCGGCGACCCCACCCTCGACACGGCCCGCCTGGAGCGCCTCGCCGCCGACACGGCCCGCGCCCTCAAGGCCCGCGGCCACACCCCCGTACGGCTCACCTACGACACGAGCCTCTACGAGGGCCCCGAGATCCACCCCATCGGACCCAACGAGAACCTCGCCCCCGTCACCGCCCTCATGACCCGCGAAGGACGCCTCGACGCGAGCGCCGGCGGCCCCGCGCCCCGCACCGCCGACCCGGCCGGCGACACCGCCACCGCCTTCGCCGCCCTCCTCGCCAAGGCCGGCGTCGAAGTCACCGGAACACCGACCGAGGCCACCGGACAACCCGCAGAAGCCGACGCCACAGCCACAGCCAAGGCCGAAGCCGAGGACGAAGCCAAGACCGGAGCCAAGGCCAAGGCGAAGCCGACCACCCCCGCCCCGGAGGCCGCCCCCCTCGCCCGTACGTACTCCGCCCCCCTCACCGACCTCGCCGAACGCACCCTCACCCTCAGCGACAACGACCTCGCCGAGGCCCTCGCCCGGCAGACCGCACTCGCCCACGACCTGCCCGCGAGCTTCGAAGGCGCCGGCAAGGCCGTACGGAACGAACTCGCCGACCTCGACGTCCCCCTCACCGGCGCCCGCTTCGCCGACGGCAGCGGACTCGACCGCCGCGACCGCGTCTCCGCCGCCCTCCTCACCGCCCTCCTCACCCGCGCGGCCGACCCGGCACACCCCACCCTCCGCCCCGTCCTCACCGGCCTGCCCGTCGGCGGCTTCACCGGCACCCTCGCCGGCCGCTTCGACACCGCCCCCGCCACCGCAGGCGCCGGACTCGTCCGCGCCAAGACCGGCACCCTCACGGGCGTCAACACCCTCGCCGGCACGGTCGTCACCCCCGACGGACGGCTCCTCGCCTTCGCGTTCCTCGCCGGCCGCACCCTCTCCCCCTACGAGGCACAGCCCGCCCTCGACCGACTCTCCGCCGCCCTCGCCGACCAGCGCTGA
- a CDS encoding zinc-dependent metalloprotease, with the protein MTSIGGAGTSGMVDWNLAVATATRLVRPGPEVSRDEAREVVAELRKHAKASERHVRAYTRMLPEGTDVHDTPVLVVDRAGWIKANVAGFRELLTPLLGKMQDRRSNTPGNAVLGAVGGKVTGVELGMLLSFLASRILGQYETFAPATRELPAGSNGGGRLLLVAPNIVHVERELEVSPHDFRLWVCLHEETHRTQFTAVPWLRDHLQGEIQSFLAATEVDPGTFVERLREAAQALAGGRPEGEAGEPAPSLVEIVQTPEQREILGRLTAVMSLLEGHADYVMDGVGPEVVPSVAEIREKFQQRRARGASRLDLALRKLLGLDAKLRQYRDGERFVRAVVDQVGMDGFNRVWTSPNTLPTKSEIAAPADWIARVHRKADS; encoded by the coding sequence ATGACGAGCATCGGTGGCGCAGGTACATCCGGGATGGTCGACTGGAACCTCGCGGTCGCGACCGCGACCCGCCTCGTGCGGCCCGGACCCGAAGTCAGCCGCGACGAGGCCCGCGAGGTCGTCGCCGAACTCCGCAAGCACGCCAAAGCCTCCGAGCGCCACGTCCGCGCCTACACCCGGATGCTCCCCGAGGGCACCGACGTCCACGACACCCCCGTCCTCGTCGTCGACCGCGCCGGCTGGATCAAGGCCAACGTCGCCGGCTTCCGCGAACTCCTCACCCCGCTCCTCGGCAAGATGCAGGACCGCCGCTCGAACACCCCCGGAAACGCCGTCCTCGGCGCCGTCGGCGGCAAGGTCACCGGCGTCGAACTCGGCATGCTCCTGTCCTTCCTCGCCTCCCGCATCCTCGGCCAGTACGAGACCTTCGCCCCCGCCACCCGCGAACTCCCCGCCGGTTCCAACGGCGGCGGACGACTCCTCCTCGTCGCGCCCAACATCGTCCACGTCGAACGCGAACTCGAAGTCTCGCCCCACGACTTCCGGCTCTGGGTCTGCCTCCACGAGGAGACCCACCGCACCCAGTTCACCGCCGTCCCCTGGCTCCGCGACCACCTCCAAGGCGAGATCCAGTCCTTCCTCGCCGCCACCGAGGTCGACCCCGGCACCTTCGTCGAACGCCTCCGCGAAGCCGCCCAGGCCCTCGCCGGCGGCCGCCCCGAGGGCGAGGCCGGCGAACCCGCCCCCTCCCTCGTCGAGATCGTCCAGACCCCCGAGCAGCGCGAGATCCTCGGCCGCCTCACCGCCGTCATGTCCCTGCTCGAAGGCCACGCCGACTACGTCATGGACGGCGTCGGCCCCGAGGTCGTCCCCTCCGTCGCGGAGATCCGCGAGAAGTTCCAGCAGCGCCGCGCCCGCGGCGCGTCCCGCCTCGACCTCGCCCTGCGCAAGCTCCTCGGCCTCGACGCCAAACTGCGCCAGTACCGCGACGGCGAGCGATTCGTTCGCGCCGTCGTCGACCAGGTCGGCATGGACGGCTTCAACCGCGTGTGGACCTCACCCAACACACTCCCCACCAAGTCCGAGATCGCCGCCCCCGCCGACTGGATCGCGAGGGTGCACCGTAAGGCAGACTCGTGA
- the tilS gene encoding tRNA lysidine(34) synthetase TilS, whose product MGPHPAVAAIRLAVRRVLHDVLTDHTTDPAGTDEPLVLVACSGGADSMALASALAFETRKLPVRAGGITVDHGLQDGSDTRAAEVAGRMTALGLTPVEAITVTVGREGGPEAAARDARYAALDAAAERHGAAAILLGHTRDDQAETVLLGLARGSGIRSLSGMAAVSGAAGRYRRPFLQLDRQTVRKACIAQELAVWDDPHNSDPAYTRSRLRHEGLPALEKALGKGVVEALARTAQLSRDDADALDTWAADAETAVRDEAGALECAKLFGLPPAVRRRVLRRAVIAEGAPAGSLFARHIEEVDRLITGWRGQGAINLPGRVEARRQGGRLVIRQG is encoded by the coding sequence ATGGGTCCCCATCCTGCGGTCGCGGCGATACGCCTGGCGGTCCGCCGCGTACTCCACGACGTCCTCACCGACCACACCACCGACCCCGCCGGCACGGACGAGCCGCTCGTCCTCGTCGCCTGCTCCGGAGGCGCCGACTCGATGGCGCTCGCCTCCGCGCTCGCCTTCGAGACCCGCAAGCTCCCCGTACGCGCAGGCGGCATCACCGTCGACCACGGCCTCCAGGACGGCTCCGACACCCGGGCCGCCGAGGTCGCCGGACGCATGACCGCCCTCGGCCTCACCCCCGTCGAGGCGATCACCGTCACCGTGGGCCGCGAAGGCGGGCCCGAGGCCGCCGCCCGCGACGCGCGCTACGCCGCCCTCGACGCCGCCGCCGAGCGCCACGGCGCCGCCGCGATCCTCCTCGGCCACACCCGCGACGACCAGGCCGAGACCGTCCTCCTCGGCCTCGCCCGCGGCTCCGGCATCCGCTCGCTCTCCGGCATGGCCGCCGTCTCCGGTGCCGCCGGCCGCTACCGGCGCCCGTTCCTCCAGCTCGACCGCCAGACCGTCCGCAAGGCCTGCATCGCACAGGAACTCGCCGTCTGGGACGACCCCCACAACAGCGACCCCGCGTACACCCGCTCCCGACTCCGCCACGAAGGCCTCCCCGCCCTCGAGAAGGCCCTCGGCAAGGGCGTCGTCGAAGCCCTCGCCCGGACGGCCCAGCTCTCCCGGGACGACGCCGACGCCCTCGACACCTGGGCCGCCGACGCCGAGACCGCCGTACGCGACGAGGCGGGCGCCCTCGAGTGCGCCAAGCTCTTCGGCCTGCCCCCCGCCGTACGCCGCCGCGTCCTGCGCCGCGCCGTCATCGCCGAGGGAGCCCCCGCCGGCTCCCTCTTCGCCCGCCACATCGAGGAAGTCGACCGGCTCATCACCGGCTGGCGCGGCCAAGGCGCCATCAACCTGCCCGGTCGCGTCGAAGCCCGCCGCCAGGGTGGCAGACTTGTCATCCGGCAAGGCTGA
- the hpt gene encoding hypoxanthine phosphoribosyltransferase produces the protein MGTDLQSVLITKEEIDAKLAELAAKIDAEYAGKDLLIVGVLKGAVMVMADLARALSTPVTMDWMAVSSYGAGTQSSGVVRILKDLDTDIKGKHVLIVEDIIDSGLTLSWLLSNLGSREPASLEVCTLLRKPEAAKVAIDVKWIGFDIPNEFVVGYGLDYAEKYRNLPFVGTLAPHVYGG, from the coding sequence ATGGGCACCGACCTCCAGTCGGTGCTCATCACCAAGGAAGAGATCGACGCCAAGCTGGCAGAGCTGGCCGCGAAGATCGACGCGGAATACGCGGGCAAGGACCTGCTCATCGTCGGTGTCCTCAAGGGCGCGGTGATGGTGATGGCGGACCTGGCTCGCGCCCTGTCCACCCCCGTCACCATGGACTGGATGGCCGTCTCCTCCTACGGCGCCGGCACCCAGTCCTCCGGCGTCGTCAGGATCCTCAAGGACCTCGACACCGACATCAAGGGCAAGCACGTCCTCATCGTCGAGGACATCATCGACTCCGGCCTGACCCTGTCCTGGCTGCTGTCGAACCTCGGCTCCCGAGAGCCCGCCTCCCTGGAGGTCTGCACCCTCCTGCGGAAGCCCGAGGCCGCCAAGGTCGCCATCGACGTCAAGTGGATCGGCTTCGACATTCCGAACGAGTTCGTCGTCGGCTACGGCCTCGACTACGCGGAGAAGTACCGGAACCTTCCGTTCGTCGGCACGCTCGCCCCGCACGTCTACGGCGGCTGA